CCTATCTTACTGATAGAAGAATGACAAGCAAATATACCTGCTAAGCTTGCAGCTCCACTTGACACATTGTTTAAGTAATCAGATTCAGCTCCAACGTGCACATTTCCAAGTAAATTGAGTAACTGTTCATATTGACTTTTTGACAGATTCACTGGCATTTGTTTTCCCTGCTCAAAATTTTCTTCACATTTGTTCCCATCACCTTCAGAGGTATGTACATTTGCTGCAGATCCTTTGC
The nucleotide sequence above comes from Solanum pennellii chromosome 9, SPENNV200. Encoded proteins:
- the LOC107030908 gene encoding uncharacterized protein LOC107030908; amino-acid sequence: MFCEYCKRTGHVKDRCYKLHGYPTNTRNPRGRGKGSAANVHTSEGDGNKCEENFEQGKQMPVNLSKSQYEQLLNLLGNVHVGAESDYLNNVSSGAASLAGPFSEEPSGTW